One stretch of Priestia megaterium DNA includes these proteins:
- a CDS encoding amino acid permease, producing MANKELKRGLESRHIQMIALGGTIGVGLFMGSASTIKWTGPSVLLAYAICGVFIFFIMRAMGEMLYLEPSTGSFATFGHKYIHPLAGYITAWSNWFQWVIVGMAEIIAVGAYMQYWFPHLPAWVPGIVAMVILGGANLISVKSFGEFEFWFAMIKIVTIVLMIIAGLGLIFFGLGNGGEALGLSNLWANGGFFTGGWSGFFFALSLVIAAYQGVELIGITAGEAKDPKKTLTSAIQSLIWRILIFYIGAIFVIVTVYPWNELDSLGSPFVSTFAKVGITAAAGIINFVVITAAMSGCNSGIFSAGRMLYTLGVNGQAPAFFTKVSRNGVPIYSTVAVMIGLAAGVVLNYIAPPNVFVYVYSASVLPGMIPWFVILISQIRFRKAKGAAMDQHPFKMPFAPVTNYVTIAFLFMVLVGMWFNDETRISLIVGIIFLAIVVLSYYVLGIGKRTEVRSSERRKLVK from the coding sequence TTGGCAAACAAAGAGTTAAAAAGAGGGCTTGAATCTCGTCATATCCAAATGATTGCTCTTGGAGGAACGATTGGGGTAGGGTTATTCATGGGTTCAGCAAGCACCATTAAATGGACGGGGCCATCCGTCCTGCTTGCGTATGCTATTTGCGGCGTTTTTATTTTCTTTATTATGCGTGCAATGGGTGAGATGCTCTATTTAGAGCCAAGTACGGGTTCGTTTGCGACATTTGGTCATAAATATATTCATCCGTTAGCGGGTTATATCACGGCTTGGAGCAACTGGTTTCAATGGGTGATTGTCGGCATGGCAGAGATTATTGCGGTCGGAGCTTATATGCAGTACTGGTTCCCGCATTTACCGGCGTGGGTTCCGGGAATTGTCGCCATGGTCATTCTCGGTGGGGCCAATTTAATTTCGGTGAAATCGTTTGGAGAGTTTGAGTTTTGGTTTGCAATGATTAAAATTGTTACGATTGTTCTTATGATTATTGCCGGTCTTGGGCTTATTTTCTTCGGTCTTGGAAACGGCGGCGAAGCGCTTGGTCTGTCGAATTTGTGGGCAAACGGCGGTTTCTTTACAGGCGGATGGTCAGGCTTTTTCTTTGCCCTATCGCTTGTTATTGCTGCCTATCAAGGAGTAGAGCTTATTGGAATTACAGCAGGAGAAGCAAAAGATCCTAAAAAAACGTTAACAAGTGCGATTCAAAGCTTAATTTGGCGTATTTTAATTTTTTATATCGGCGCCATCTTTGTGATTGTAACGGTGTATCCGTGGAACGAGCTGGATTCGCTTGGCAGTCCGTTTGTTTCTACATTTGCTAAAGTAGGGATTACGGCAGCGGCGGGCATTATTAACTTTGTTGTCATCACAGCGGCAATGTCTGGGTGCAACAGCGGAATTTTCAGTGCAGGACGTATGCTTTACACGCTAGGTGTAAACGGTCAGGCTCCGGCCTTTTTTACAAAGGTTTCTCGAAACGGTGTGCCTATTTATAGTACCGTTGCGGTGATGATTGGCTTAGCTGCGGGCGTTGTCTTAAATTATATTGCACCGCCAAACGTTTTTGTGTACGTGTACAGTGCGAGCGTGCTTCCAGGTATGATTCCATGGTTTGTGATTCTCATCAGTCAAATTCGTTTTCGAAAAGCAAAAGGAGCGGCGATGGACCAACATCCATTTAAAATGCCTTTTGCTCCTGTGACGAACTACGTAACAATCGCGTTTTTATTTATGGTGCTTGTAGGCATGTGGTTTAATGATGAAACGCGCATATCGCTGATTGTCGGCATTATCTTTTTAGCTATTGTCGTGCTGAGCTACTACGTACTAGGTATCGGTAAGCGCACGGAAGTACGTTCTTCTGAAAGACGTAAGTTAGTAAAATAA
- a CDS encoding DUF3934 family protein, which produces MRMSKAKGKGGTGRGTGKKGWNRWQASAKKKKNAKPYKSKGTKNADKPEGN; this is translated from the coding sequence ATACGTATGAGTAAAGCAAAAGGTAAAGGCGGCACGGGGCGAGGCACCGGAAAAAAAGGGTGGAACCGCTGGCAGGCGAGTGCAAAAAAGAAGAAAAATGCAAAGCCTTATAAAAGCAAGGGAACAAAAAATGCTGATAAGCCGGAAGGCAACTAA
- a CDS encoding cold-shock protein: protein MTEGTVKWFNAEKGFGFIEIEGGEDVFVHFSAIQGDGFKSLDEGQKVTFDIEQGQRGAQAANVVKA, encoded by the coding sequence ATGACTGAAGGTACAGTAAAATGGTTTAATGCAGAAAAAGGTTTCGGTTTCATCGAAATTGAAGGCGGAGAAGATGTATTCGTACATTTCAGCGCAATTCAAGGCGACGGATTCAAATCTTTAGATGAAGGTCAAAAAGTGACTTTCGACATCGAGCAAGGTCAACGCGGTGCACAAGCTGCTAACGTTGTAAAAGCATAA
- a CDS encoding amino acid permease yields MSHQPPELKKELKIRHITMISLGGIIGAGLFIGSGSLINAAGPGSIFSYAFAGLLVILVMRMLGEMSTANPSSGSFATYAREALGPWAGYTIGWLYWFFWVIVIAVEAIAGSTIIQYWFPSLPSWGVSLILTFLLTLTNLYSVKSFGEFEYWFSLIKVVSLVLFLLLGGAIILGLIPGVESPGASNLLHRGGFLPNGISSVFLGVAIVMFSFMGTEIVATAAGESAQPERAITIATNTVIYRILIFYLGSILILVTILPWDSSSLMKSPFVSILELVNVPAAAQIMNFIVLTAVLSCLNSGLYTSSRMLYSMAQKGDAPRMFLKVNKKGIPFNAIVGCTVISYISVGFNYLSPDKIFLFLVNASGGVALLVYLVIAFSQLRMRKKYEKEKPEALKIRMWLFPYLTYGTIAAITSIFIAMAFIDSLRTQFYLTLLIAVFVVCSYFFMKKKKDDSSLSGQGNKRIS; encoded by the coding sequence ATGAGTCATCAACCGCCTGAGTTAAAAAAAGAATTAAAAATTCGACACATAACCATGATTTCTTTAGGGGGAATCATTGGTGCCGGTTTGTTCATTGGAAGCGGATCACTCATTAACGCAGCGGGTCCTGGTTCCATTTTTTCGTACGCGTTTGCCGGTTTGCTGGTGATTTTAGTTATGCGAATGCTGGGGGAAATGTCTACGGCTAATCCTTCAAGCGGCTCGTTCGCCACATATGCCAGAGAAGCGCTTGGGCCGTGGGCCGGCTACACAATCGGCTGGCTGTACTGGTTTTTCTGGGTAATTGTTATTGCAGTTGAAGCGATTGCGGGTTCAACGATTATTCAATATTGGTTTCCGTCTTTACCGTCTTGGGGTGTGAGTCTGATCCTGACGTTTTTACTAACTTTAACGAACTTATACTCTGTTAAATCATTTGGTGAATTTGAATATTGGTTTTCGCTCATTAAAGTAGTTAGTTTAGTGCTGTTTTTACTTTTAGGAGGGGCGATCATCCTCGGTTTAATACCAGGAGTAGAGTCTCCGGGAGCGTCGAATCTTCTTCATAGAGGAGGATTTCTTCCAAATGGAATCAGCTCCGTCTTTTTAGGAGTGGCGATTGTAATGTTTTCTTTTATGGGGACAGAAATTGTCGCAACAGCCGCTGGAGAATCGGCTCAGCCTGAGCGAGCGATCACCATCGCAACAAATACCGTTATTTATCGTATTTTAATTTTTTATCTTGGGTCCATTTTAATCTTAGTAACTATCCTTCCGTGGGATTCTTCAAGCTTGATGAAAAGTCCGTTTGTTTCGATATTAGAGCTAGTAAACGTTCCGGCAGCGGCTCAAATCATGAACTTTATCGTACTGACTGCTGTTTTGTCTTGCTTAAATTCAGGTCTATACACGAGTTCTCGTATGCTGTACTCAATGGCGCAAAAAGGAGACGCGCCGCGCATGTTTTTGAAAGTGAATAAAAAAGGCATTCCGTTTAATGCCATTGTAGGATGTACCGTGATTTCTTACATCAGCGTTGGTTTTAACTATCTTTCACCTGATAAAATCTTTTTATTTTTAGTAAACGCATCGGGAGGCGTAGCGCTTCTTGTGTACCTTGTTATTGCTTTTTCACAGCTTCGCATGAGAAAGAAATACGAAAAAGAAAAGCCGGAAGCATTAAAAATCAGAATGTGGCTGTTTCCTTATTTAACGTATGGAACGATTGCGGCGATCACAAGTATCTTTATTGCGATGGCATTTATTGATTCACTTCGCACTCAGTTTTATCTCACGCTGCTGATTGCTGTATTTGTGGTATGTTCGTACTTCTTTATGAAAAAGAAAAAAGATGATAGTTCCCTATCAGGACAAGGGAATAAAAGAATTTCTTAA
- a CDS encoding YjcZ family sporulation protein, protein MSGNAGYGHGSGFALLVVLFILLVIIGCSCYGGGFGW, encoded by the coding sequence ATGTCTGGAAACGCTGGATATGGTCATGGATCTGGTTTTGCTTTATTAGTTGTATTATTTATTTTATTAGTGATCATCGGCTGCAGCTGCTACGGCGGAGGCTTTGGCTGGTAA